From the Opitutia bacterium genome, one window contains:
- a CDS encoding Gfo/Idh/MocA family oxidoreductase: protein MPYKLCMVGCGWFANHQYGPAIRQLIAQHAEWEFSACCDVVEQKARAFAEAFAARRTYTDLLAMCREEKPDVVLMAVPSGVMFEAALRVLQEGVPLLLEKPPGLTLEQWASLEAVAVRDRVPNQVAFNRRHMPALGRARAVLEEKFTQAHISRISYTMLRCGRLNEDFSTTAIHALDTLLFLGGSPFTEAQFRFGPVERGQPVRITLDAVAQSGIRSHLDILPDAGRSVEMISVDAAGQTLEIRLAATPEADLQGEVDYWRRGVRHAVYSDAASPVHSRSGVYNEIAAFCAVVASATGRPAPTLSECGQQVALMEAIRSRRTDRLVWDSDARRLVSVE from the coding sequence ATGCCTTACAAGCTTTGCATGGTCGGCTGCGGCTGGTTCGCAAACCATCAGTATGGTCCTGCGATCCGCCAGCTGATCGCGCAGCACGCGGAGTGGGAATTTTCCGCTTGCTGTGACGTGGTCGAGCAGAAGGCGCGTGCCTTCGCCGAGGCATTCGCCGCGCGGCGAACTTACACGGATTTGCTCGCCATGTGCCGGGAGGAAAAGCCGGACGTCGTGCTCATGGCCGTGCCCAGCGGCGTGATGTTCGAGGCGGCGTTGCGGGTATTGCAGGAAGGGGTGCCATTGCTGTTGGAGAAGCCGCCGGGGCTCACGCTCGAGCAGTGGGCGAGCTTGGAGGCGGTGGCCGTGCGTGACCGCGTGCCAAACCAAGTAGCCTTCAACCGTCGACACATGCCAGCGCTCGGACGCGCTCGCGCTGTTTTGGAGGAGAAATTCACGCAGGCGCATATTAGCCGCATCAGCTACACGATGTTGCGGTGCGGCCGGCTGAACGAGGATTTCTCCACTACGGCCATTCATGCCCTCGACACGCTCCTGTTTCTCGGCGGCAGCCCCTTCACCGAGGCGCAGTTTCGTTTCGGACCAGTGGAGCGTGGGCAACCGGTGCGGATCACGCTGGATGCGGTGGCGCAGTCGGGTATCCGCTCGCATTTGGACATTCTGCCGGACGCCGGTCGCAGCGTGGAAATGATCTCGGTGGACGCGGCGGGGCAGACGCTGGAAATCCGCCTGGCCGCGACCCCAGAAGCCGATTTGCAGGGCGAAGTCGATTACTGGCGGCGCGGTGTGCGGCACGCGGTGTATTCCGATGCGGCGTCGCCCGTCCATTCGCGCAGCGGCGTCTACAACGAGATCGCGGCCTTTTGCGCCGTCGTGGCGAGCGCGACGGGGCGGCCGGCGCCGACGCTTTCGGAGTGCGGACAGCAAGTGGCTTTGATGGAGGCGATCCGGTCGCGTCGCACCGATCGACTGGTGTGGGACAGCGACGCGCGAAGATTGGTATCCGTCGAATAG
- a CDS encoding LacI family DNA-binding transcriptional regulator, producing MNLSPAPTTRSLAKEAGVTSMTVSLALRNNPKISVATRKRIQRLALKRGYRPDPTVSRLMHHLRIRRSHRLQAMICGLTDHTSSRRHDWVGRIAEGARARATELGFGFDLLNLADYAGSPERLERVLLSRGVEGLLLLPLRTPVVCDDVLAWNQFSVVSTSHSVISPEFCRVVSDQFNNMMLLCRELTIRGYRRIGLDISYEMEQRVRHNFTAALAWHNAYGGTEIVRPLVTPPGNIDYRSLLIHWLEQEKPDVIITPEIDRLKETAARIYRSEPPPFAYALVDVGPNRPDGGIDERGEWIGRTATDLLSGMILRGEKGVPEVTKNMLIQGAFVPGALARVREIAGRSTRKREPGKAKQNNRKSKAATLKHGRAARIERR from the coding sequence ATGAATTTGTCGCCCGCCCCCACCACGCGTTCGCTGGCCAAGGAAGCCGGCGTGACATCGATGACTGTTTCGCTCGCGCTACGCAACAATCCCAAGATTTCCGTCGCGACGCGCAAACGTATCCAGCGGCTTGCGCTCAAGCGCGGCTACCGACCGGACCCCACGGTGTCGCGACTCATGCATCATCTGCGCATCCGCCGCTCACATCGCTTGCAGGCGATGATCTGCGGGCTCACGGATCACACATCGTCCCGTCGTCACGATTGGGTCGGGCGCATCGCCGAGGGCGCGCGCGCGCGCGCCACCGAACTCGGCTTCGGCTTCGATCTGCTCAATCTCGCCGACTATGCCGGCAGTCCAGAGCGGCTCGAGCGCGTGCTCCTCAGCCGCGGAGTCGAAGGTCTGCTGCTGTTGCCGTTGCGCACTCCGGTGGTTTGCGACGACGTGCTGGCGTGGAATCAGTTTTCGGTCGTCTCCACGAGCCACTCCGTGATCAGTCCCGAGTTTTGCCGCGTCGTGTCGGACCAATTCAACAACATGATGCTGCTCTGCCGCGAACTCACGATTCGCGGCTACCGGCGCATCGGCCTCGATATCTCCTATGAAATGGAGCAGCGCGTGCGGCACAACTTCACGGCGGCACTCGCTTGGCACAACGCCTACGGCGGCACGGAAATCGTGCGCCCGCTGGTCACCCCGCCCGGCAACATTGATTACCGCAGTCTGCTGATCCATTGGCTCGAGCAGGAAAAGCCTGATGTGATCATCACGCCGGAAATCGACCGCCTGAAGGAAACCGCGGCCCGGATCTATCGCAGCGAGCCGCCGCCGTTCGCCTACGCCTTGGTCGACGTCGGCCCCAACCGTCCCGACGGCGGCATCGACGAACGCGGCGAGTGGATCGGTCGCACCGCGACGGATCTGTTGTCCGGAATGATTCTGCGTGGAGAAAAGGGAGTGCCCGAGGTCACGAAGAACATGCTGATCCAAGGAGCATTCGTGCCGGGCGCTCTCGCGCGTGTCCGCGAAATCGCCGGGCGCTCCACTCGGAAACGCGAGCCGGGAAAAGCCAAACAGAACAATCGGAAATCCAAAGCCGCCACACTCAAGCACGGCCGAGCCGCAAGGATCGAGCGGCGCTAG